Proteins encoded together in one Juglans regia cultivar Chandler chromosome 9, Walnut 2.0, whole genome shotgun sequence window:
- the LOC109003133 gene encoding E3 ubiquitin-protein ligase ORTHRUS 2-like — MTSHSSLPPMAQVRQLPCDGDGICMLCKVKPSDEDNLSCKTCSTPWHLNCLSSRPETIASALQWECPDCTSLSLDLPPATASGGASDDLIAKIREIEADASLTERQKAKMRQELMMRGNACLDGDEKNHKRKRGKEEEMNVGRGGESNDVLDLLDGSLNCSFCMQLPERPVTTPCGHNFCLKCFQKWVGQGKRTCAKCRCSIPSKMASQPRINSTLVVAIRMAKVSKSIGSGGPSKVYHFVHNRNRPDKAYTTERAQKSGKANAASGKIFVTISPDHFGPIPAENDPERNQGVLVGECWEDRLECRQWGAHFPHVAGIAGQSNYGAQSVALSGGYQDDEDHGEWFLYTGSGGRDLSGNKRTNKDQSFDQKFEKMNQALQVSCLKGYPVRVVRSHKEKRSSYAPEKGVRYDGVYRIEKCWRKVGIQGFKVCRYLFVRCDNEPAPWTSDEHGDRPRPLPVISELKKATEIMERKDCPLWDFDEEECCWKWKKPPPPSRKRVATGNSEDIKRSRKAMRRAQNMSVRERLLKEFSCLICRQVMTLPITTPCAHNFCKLCLEDAFAGKTFVRDRSRGGRMLRSQKNVMNCPSCPMDISDFLQNPQVNRELMDVIESLKSKTEEENGNSIESSEETDGNEDGGDLLSASAEKANIENSEITGVVDCVQTLNESKLKRSRKQREVDVGESSLGAEGPKEGNDSPSSPLHMQSDDDFQ; from the exons ATGACTTCTCACTCATCGCTCCCTCCCATGGCGCAAGTTCGCCAACTACCCTGCGACGGTGACGGTATCTGCATGCTCTGCAAGGTCAAGCCCTCCGACGAAGACAACCTCTCCTGCAAAACCTGTTCCACACCCTGGCACCTCAACTGCCTCTCCTCCCGTCCCGAGACTATCGCCTCCGCTCTCCAATGGGAATGCCCCGACTGTACCTCTCTCTCCCTCGACCTCCCGCCTGCTACTGCTTCCGGCGGCGCCTCCGACGACCTTATCGCTAAGATCCGTGAGATTGAGGCTGATGCGTCCCTCACGGAGCGTCAGAAGGCGAAGATGCGTCAGGAGTTGATGATGAGGGGAAATGCTTGTCTCGATGGCGATGAGAAGAACCataagaggaagagaggaaagGAGGAGGAAATGAATGTTGGACGAGGAGGTGAAAGTAACGATGTGCTGGATCTTTTGGATGGGAGCCTTAACTGCTCCTTCTGTATGCAGTTACCGGAGAGGCCTGTTACG ACGCCATGTGGACACAATTTCTGCCTTAAATGCTTCCAGAAATGGGTTGGGCAAGGGAAGCGTACTTGTGCAAAGTGCCGGTGCTCCATTCCTTCCAAAATGGCAAGTCAACCCCGTATCAATTCTACCCTTGTGGTAGCTATTCGTATGGCAAAGGTTTCCAAGTCAATTGGTTCTGGAGGGCCTTCAAAGGTATATCATTTTGTACACAATCGGAATAGGCCTGACAAGGCTTATACTACTGAGAGGGCTCAGAAGAGTGGGAAGGCCAATGCTGCTAGTGGGAAGATATTTGTCACTATTTCCCCTGACCATTTTGGTCCTATCCCAGCTGAAAATGACCCAGAAAGGAATCAGGGTGTGCTTGTTGGAGAGTGCTGGGAAGACAGATTGGAGTGCCGGCAATGGGGTGCTCATTTTCCACATGTAGCTGGCATTGCTGGGCAATCCAACTATGGTGCACAGTCAGTGGCTCTTTCAGGGGGCTACCAAGACGATGAAGACCATGGAGAGTGGTTCCTCTACACTGGAAG TGGAGGCAGGGATCTTAGTGGGAACAAACGGACAAACAAAGATCAGTCTTTTGATCAGAAGTTCGAGAAAATGAACCAGGCGCTTCAAGTTAGTTGCTTAAAAGGGTATCCTGTTCGAGTTGTCag GTCCCACAAAGAAAAGCGCTCTTCATATGCCCCGGAAAAAGGGGTAAGGTATGATGGTGTCTatagaattgaaaaatgttggcGCAAAGTGGGTATTCAG GGTTTTAAGGTCTGCAGGTATCTGTTCGTTAGATGTGACAACGAACCTGCCCCATGGACAAG TGATGAGCATGGGGATCGACCTAGACCTTTACCTGTTATTTCTGAGCTGAAGAAGGCAACAGAAATAATGGAGAGGAAGGATTGCCCATTATGGGACTTTGAT GAGGAAGAATGTTGCTGGAAATGGAAAAAACCTCCACCACCTAGCAGGAAACGGGTAGCTACTGGGAATTCCGAAGACATAAAGAGGTCAAGGAAAGCAATGAGGCGAGCTCAGAATATGAGTGTAAGGGAGAGGCTCCTGAAAG AGTTCAGTTGCCTCATCTGTCGGCAGGTGATGACTCTGCCAATAACAACACCATGTGCTCATAATTTTTGCAAGTTGTGTTTGGAGGATGCATTTGCTGGAAAAACTTTTGTGAGGGACAGAAGCAGAGGTGGAAGGATGCTTCGATCCCAGAAAAATGTCATGAATTGTCCATCTTGCCCAATGGACATCTCTGATTTTCTCCAAAATCCTCAG GTAAATAGAGAGTTGATGGATGTGATTGAGTCGCTGAAATCTAAGACTGAAGAGGAGAATGGGAACTCTATTGAGTCAAGTGAAGAAACTGATGGCAATGAGGATGGTGGTGATCTTTTGTCTGCGAGTGCTGAAAAAGCTAACATAGAGAATTCAGAAATCACAGGTGTAGTTGATTGTGTGCAGACTCTCAACGAAAGCAAGCTCAAAAGAAGCAGAAAGCAGAGGGAAGTAGATGTTGGGGAATCATCATTAGGAGCAGAAGGACCAAAAGAAGGAAATGATTCACCATCAAGTCCACTCCATATGCAATCTGATGACGACTTTCAATAA